The Streptomyces sp. SS1-1 genome has a segment encoding these proteins:
- a CDS encoding (deoxy)nucleoside triphosphate pyrophosphohydrolase, with protein sequence MTERIVVGAALLDAGRLLAARRSAPADLAGRWELPGGKVEPGEKPDAALARELREELGVDAEVVERVPGVWPLRDPFVLHVWTARLRPGSPAPRPLEDHDDLRWLDAGELWDVDWLEQDVPAVREVARRLTP encoded by the coding sequence ATGACGGAACGGATCGTGGTCGGCGCCGCGCTGCTGGACGCGGGCCGCCTGCTCGCCGCACGCCGGAGCGCGCCGGCGGACCTGGCCGGGCGCTGGGAGCTCCCCGGCGGCAAGGTCGAACCGGGCGAGAAGCCCGACGCGGCGCTCGCCCGCGAACTGCGCGAGGAACTCGGCGTGGACGCCGAGGTCGTGGAGCGCGTCCCCGGCGTCTGGCCCCTGCGGGACCCCTTCGTCCTCCATGTGTGGACGGCCCGCCTGCGGCCCGGCAGCCCGGCGCCGCGGCCCCTGGAGGACCACGACGACCTGCGCTGGCTGGACGCCGGCGAGCTGTGGGACGTCGACTGGCTGGAGCAGGACGTGCCCGCGGTCCGGGAAGTGGCCCGGCGGCTGACGCCCTGA
- a CDS encoding ABC transporter family substrate-binding protein, producing MSHDGVGTRPGRGAVMRSAAFLTAGVLALPVLAGCSDPDPAGKPLAGQDIAPAARARIADGGTLRWAVDSVPETLNTFQSDADATTSRIAQATLPSMYRLDESGRPERNESYLESAEVVETEPKQVVLYKLNQQAVWSDGREIGAADFAAQWRALSGKDSAYWTARNAGYDRIQKIERGDNDLEVRVTFARPYADWRSLFSPLYPKEVMGTPDSFNDGARTKLKVSAGPFTVRKIDHKGDEIRLTRNPRWWGRPAKLSEIVLRAVPRDERAAELAAGRLDLADVDPAAARRIAVAAPRPQGPSASASGTPLMGPDLKKLTPAQRKDKERFHGFEVRKSLEPSYTQLALNGGGDGPLADERVRRAVARALDREKLAETVLRPLGLPAEPVGSHLALAGQAAYADNSGAIGGQDTAEAQALLVDAGWVPGGPVKETKKGEKAAGAESDKKEKDKGKDKDSGEKDGKDEKDGESKKAKKSDDDTYIVGEDGKSADGQDSRHLAQDGKQYGAKQLPGGAPGAYAPQGTAAPAGAASRQLAKDGKALTLRFVVPDGEGSGTLRTVADRIGLMLKRVGIRTEITKVSDESYFKDHIASGQYDLALYSWPGSAFPATDARPIYAKPVPAADGSLNVEQNYTRVGTDQVDQLFEQAVGTLNESESRSLIRKADSRIWAAAGSIPLYQRPQLTAARTDLANAGAFGFGAPVFEDMGFLKKGAKGQPAPSAS from the coding sequence ATGTCCCACGACGGCGTCGGAACCAGGCCCGGCCGCGGCGCGGTCATGCGCTCGGCCGCCTTCCTCACCGCGGGGGTGCTGGCGCTGCCGGTGCTCGCCGGCTGCAGCGACCCGGACCCGGCGGGCAAGCCGCTGGCCGGCCAGGACATCGCCCCGGCCGCCCGGGCGCGGATCGCCGACGGCGGCACCCTGCGCTGGGCGGTCGACTCCGTGCCGGAGACGCTGAACACCTTCCAGTCGGACGCCGACGCCACCACCTCCCGGATCGCCCAGGCCACGCTGCCCTCGATGTACCGGCTCGACGAGAGCGGGCGCCCCGAGCGCAACGAGTCGTACCTGGAGTCCGCCGAGGTCGTGGAGACCGAGCCCAAGCAGGTCGTGCTGTACAAGCTGAACCAGCAGGCCGTCTGGAGCGACGGCCGGGAGATCGGCGCCGCCGACTTCGCCGCCCAGTGGCGGGCCCTGTCCGGCAAGGACAGCGCCTACTGGACCGCCCGCAACGCCGGTTACGACCGCATCCAGAAGATCGAGCGCGGCGACAACGACCTGGAGGTACGGGTCACCTTCGCCCGCCCCTACGCGGACTGGCGGTCGCTGTTCTCGCCGCTGTACCCGAAGGAGGTCATGGGCACGCCGGACTCCTTCAACGACGGGGCGCGGACCAAGCTCAAGGTCAGCGCGGGACCGTTCACCGTCCGGAAGATCGACCACAAGGGCGACGAGATCCGCCTGACCCGCAACCCGCGCTGGTGGGGCAGACCGGCCAAGCTCTCCGAGATCGTGCTGCGGGCCGTCCCCCGCGACGAGCGGGCCGCCGAACTCGCCGCGGGACGCCTCGACCTGGCGGACGTCGACCCGGCCGCGGCCCGCCGTATCGCGGTCGCCGCCCCCCGCCCCCAGGGCCCCTCGGCCAGCGCCTCCGGCACCCCGCTGATGGGCCCGGACCTGAAGAAGCTGACGCCCGCGCAGCGCAAGGACAAGGAGCGCTTCCACGGCTTCGAGGTCCGCAAGTCGCTCGAGCCCTCCTACACCCAGCTCGCCCTCAACGGCGGCGGCGACGGACCGCTCGCCGACGAGCGGGTGCGCCGGGCCGTGGCCCGCGCCCTGGACCGGGAGAAGCTGGCCGAGACGGTCCTGCGGCCGCTCGGGCTGCCCGCCGAGCCGGTCGGCAGCCACCTCGCACTGGCCGGGCAGGCCGCCTACGCCGACAACAGCGGGGCGATCGGCGGCCAGGACACCGCCGAGGCGCAGGCGCTCCTCGTGGACGCCGGCTGGGTGCCGGGCGGACCCGTGAAGGAGACGAAGAAGGGCGAGAAGGCCGCCGGCGCCGAGTCCGACAAGAAGGAGAAGGACAAGGGGAAGGACAAGGACTCGGGGGAGAAGGACGGGAAGGACGAGAAGGACGGCGAGTCGAAGAAGGCCAAGAAGTCCGACGACGACACCTACATCGTCGGCGAGGACGGCAAGAGCGCCGACGGCCAGGACTCCCGCCACCTCGCCCAGGACGGCAAGCAGTACGGCGCCAAGCAGCTGCCCGGCGGTGCGCCCGGGGCGTACGCCCCGCAGGGCACGGCCGCTCCCGCGGGCGCCGCGAGCCGCCAGCTCGCCAAGGACGGCAAGGCGCTGACGCTGCGCTTCGTCGTGCCGGACGGCGAGGGGTCGGGGACCCTGCGCACGGTGGCGGACCGGATCGGCCTCATGCTGAAGCGGGTCGGCATCCGCACCGAGATCACCAAGGTCTCGGACGAGAGCTACTTCAAGGACCACATCGCGTCCGGCCAGTACGACCTCGCCCTCTACTCCTGGCCCGGCTCCGCCTTCCCGGCGACCGACGCCCGTCCCATCTACGCCAAGCCGGTCCCGGCCGCCGACGGCTCGCTGAACGTCGAGCAGAACTACACGCGCGTCGGCACCGACCAGGTCGACCAGCTCTTCGAGCAGGCGGTCGGCACGCTGAACGAGTCCGAGTCCCGGTCCCTGATCCGCAAGGCCGACTCCCGCATCTGGGCCGCGGCCGGCTCGATCCCCCTCTACCAGCGGCCCCAGCTGACGGCCGCGCGCACGGACCTCGCCAACGCGGGCGCCTTCGGGTTCGGCGCCCCGGTCTTCGAGGACATGGGCTTCCTGAAGAAGGGCGCGAAGGGGCAGCCGGCCCCCTCCGCCTCGTAG
- a CDS encoding fumarate reductase/succinate dehydrogenase flavoprotein subunit: MSVVDRQEWDVVVVGAGGAGLRAAIEARERGARTAVICKSLFGKAHTVMAEGGIAAAMANANEHDNWQVHFRDTMRGGKFLNQWRMAELHAQEAPQRVWELETWGALFDRTKDGRISQRNFGGHEYPRLAHVGDRTGLELIRTLQQKIVSLQQEDKKETGDYESRLKVYQECTVTRILKDGSRVSGVFAYERETGRFFVLEAPSVVIATGGIGKSFKVTSNSWEYTGDGHALALLAGAPLLNMEFVQFHPTGMVWPPSVKGILVTESVRGDGGVLRNSEGKRFMFDYVPDVFKEKYAESEEEGDRWYEDPDHNRRPPELLPRDEVARAINAEVKAGRGSPHGGVFLDVSTRMPAEVIRRRLPSMYHQFKELADVDITAEPMEVGPTCHYVMGGIAVDSDTAAARGVPGLFAAGEVAGGMHGSNRLGGNSLSDLLVFGRRAGRHAAEHAAAQAFERPSVGDAQIDSAAAEALRPFSAEGPAGSADAGRPPENPYTLHQELQQAMNDLVGIIRREAEMEQALEKLAELRVRARRAGVEGHRQFNPGWHLALDLRNMLLVSECVARAALERTESRGGHTREDHPQMDRRWRNINLLCRLADPTGGLAATDPERGQIDLSRETTEPVRQDLLALFEKEELVKYLAEEELYQ; this comes from the coding sequence ATGTCCGTGGTGGACCGGCAGGAGTGGGACGTCGTCGTGGTCGGTGCCGGGGGCGCCGGCCTCCGCGCGGCGATCGAGGCGCGGGAGCGGGGCGCCCGTACGGCCGTGATCTGCAAGTCGCTGTTCGGCAAGGCGCACACCGTGATGGCCGAGGGCGGGATCGCGGCTGCCATGGCCAACGCCAACGAGCACGACAACTGGCAGGTGCACTTCCGCGACACCATGCGCGGCGGCAAGTTCCTCAACCAGTGGCGGATGGCCGAGCTGCACGCCCAGGAGGCCCCGCAGCGGGTGTGGGAGCTGGAGACCTGGGGCGCGCTCTTCGACCGGACGAAGGACGGCCGGATCTCCCAGCGCAACTTCGGCGGGCACGAGTACCCGCGCCTCGCGCACGTCGGCGACCGCACCGGCCTGGAGCTGATCCGCACCCTCCAGCAGAAGATCGTCTCGCTGCAGCAGGAGGACAAGAAGGAGACCGGGGACTACGAGTCGCGGCTGAAGGTCTATCAGGAGTGCACGGTCACCCGGATCCTGAAGGACGGAAGCCGTGTCTCCGGGGTCTTCGCCTACGAGCGGGAGACCGGCCGCTTCTTCGTCCTGGAGGCGCCGTCCGTGGTCATCGCGACCGGCGGCATCGGCAAGTCCTTCAAGGTGACGTCGAACTCGTGGGAGTACACGGGCGACGGGCACGCGCTGGCGCTGCTCGCCGGGGCCCCGCTGCTGAACATGGAGTTCGTGCAGTTCCATCCGACGGGCATGGTCTGGCCGCCGTCGGTGAAGGGCATCCTGGTCACCGAGTCGGTGCGCGGCGACGGCGGGGTGCTGCGCAACTCCGAGGGCAAGCGGTTCATGTTCGACTACGTCCCCGACGTCTTCAAGGAGAAGTACGCCGAGTCGGAGGAGGAGGGCGACCGCTGGTACGAGGACCCGGACCACAACCGGCGCCCTCCCGAGCTGCTCCCCCGCGACGAGGTCGCCCGCGCGATCAACGCCGAGGTGAAGGCGGGCCGGGGCTCCCCGCACGGCGGGGTCTTCCTGGACGTGTCCACGCGGATGCCGGCCGAGGTGATCCGGCGCCGGCTGCCGTCGATGTACCACCAGTTCAAGGAGCTGGCGGACGTCGACATCACCGCCGAGCCGATGGAGGTCGGGCCGACCTGCCACTACGTCATGGGCGGCATCGCGGTCGACTCGGACACGGCGGCGGCGCGCGGGGTGCCGGGGCTGTTCGCGGCCGGTGAGGTGGCCGGCGGAATGCACGGCTCGAACCGGCTCGGCGGCAACTCGCTGTCCGACCTGCTGGTCTTCGGGCGCCGGGCGGGCCGGCACGCCGCCGAGCACGCGGCGGCGCAGGCGTTCGAGCGACCCTCGGTCGGTGACGCGCAGATCGACAGCGCGGCGGCGGAGGCGCTGCGGCCCTTCTCTGCGGAGGGCCCGGCCGGGTCCGCGGACGCCGGGCGGCCGCCGGAGAACCCGTACACCCTGCACCAGGAACTCCAGCAGGCCATGAACGACCTGGTCGGCATCATCCGCCGCGAGGCCGAGATGGAGCAGGCGCTGGAGAAGCTGGCCGAGCTGCGGGTGCGGGCACGGCGGGCCGGGGTCGAGGGGCACCGGCAGTTCAACCCGGGCTGGCACCTCGCGCTGGACCTGCGGAACATGCTGCTGGTCAGCGAGTGCGTGGCGCGGGCGGCGCTGGAGCGCACCGAGTCCCGCGGCGGCCACACCCGTGAGGACCACCCGCAGATGGACCGCCGCTGGCGCAACATCAACCTGCTGTGCCGGCTCGCCGACCCGACGGGCGGCCTCGCGGCCACCGACCCCGAGCGCGGCCAGATCGACCTCTCCCGGGAGACCACCGAACCCGTCCGCCAGGACCTGCTCGCCCTCTTCGAGAAGGAGGAGCTGGTCAAGTACCTCGCCGAAGAGGAGCTCTACCAGTGA
- a CDS encoding GntR family transcriptional regulator: MTFGEQPAYLRVAGDLRKKIVDGSLPPHTRLPSQARIREEYGVSDTVALEARKVLMAEGLVEGRSGSGTYVRERPVPRRIARSGFRPPSGATPFRQEQADGDARGTWESRSEQAVAGRAVAERLAIRPGERVMCTRYLFREAGEPMMLSTSWEPLSVTGRTPVMLPEEGPLGGMGVVERMAAIDIVVDNVTEEVGARPGLAEELHALGGVPGHVVLVVQRTYYASGRPVETADVVVPADRYRVAYHLPVK, from the coding sequence GTGACTTTCGGTGAGCAGCCGGCGTATCTGCGTGTCGCGGGTGATCTCCGTAAGAAGATCGTCGACGGCTCACTCCCTCCGCACACCCGCCTCCCGTCCCAGGCCAGGATCCGTGAGGAGTACGGCGTCTCGGACACCGTCGCGCTGGAGGCGCGCAAGGTGCTGATGGCCGAGGGCCTGGTCGAGGGCCGCTCCGGCTCCGGGACCTATGTGCGCGAGCGGCCCGTGCCCCGCCGGATCGCCCGCTCCGGCTTCCGCCCGCCGAGCGGGGCCACACCGTTCCGGCAGGAGCAGGCCGACGGCGACGCCCGCGGCACCTGGGAGTCCCGCAGCGAGCAGGCGGTGGCCGGCCGTGCCGTCGCCGAGCGGCTGGCGATCCGGCCCGGCGAGCGCGTGATGTGCACGCGGTATCTGTTCCGGGAGGCGGGCGAGCCCATGATGCTCTCCACCTCCTGGGAGCCCCTCTCCGTCACCGGCCGCACGCCCGTGATGCTGCCCGAGGAGGGCCCGCTCGGCGGCATGGGCGTCGTCGAGCGGATGGCCGCCATCGACATCGTCGTGGACAACGTCACCGAGGAGGTCGGCGCCCGCCCCGGCCTCGCGGAGGAACTGCACGCGCTGGGCGGTGTCCCCGGCCATGTCGTCCTCGTCGTCCAGCGCACCTACTACGCCTCGGGCCGCCCGGTCGAGACGGCGGACGTGGTGGTCCCGGCCGACCGCTACCGCGTCGCGTACCACCTGCCGGTCAAGTAG
- a CDS encoding succinate dehydrogenase/fumarate reductase iron-sulfur subunit, with amino-acid sequence MSSYEARFKVWRGDVGGGDLQDFRVEVNDGEVVLDIIHRLQATQAPDLAVRWNCKAGKCGSCSAEINGRPRLMCMTRMSVFTREETITVTPLRAFPVVRDLVTDVGFNYEKARQVPAFVPPEGVAPGEYRMMQEDVDRSQEFRKCIECFLCQDTCHVVRDHEENKPAFAGPRFLMRVAELDMHPLDAAAESGLDRKRTAQDEHGLGYCNITKCCTEVCPEGIRITDNALIPLKERAVDRKYDPLVWLGSKIRRRSS; translated from the coding sequence GTGAGCAGCTACGAGGCCCGCTTCAAGGTGTGGCGGGGCGATGTGGGAGGCGGGGACCTTCAGGACTTCCGGGTCGAGGTGAACGACGGCGAGGTCGTCCTCGACATCATCCACCGCCTCCAGGCCACCCAGGCTCCCGACCTGGCCGTCCGCTGGAACTGCAAGGCGGGCAAGTGCGGTTCCTGCTCGGCCGAGATCAACGGACGGCCGCGGCTGATGTGCATGACCCGGATGTCGGTGTTCACCCGCGAGGAGACGATCACCGTCACCCCGCTGCGGGCCTTCCCCGTCGTACGGGACCTGGTGACCGACGTCGGCTTCAACTACGAGAAGGCCCGGCAGGTGCCGGCGTTCGTGCCGCCGGAGGGCGTGGCTCCGGGCGAGTACCGGATGATGCAGGAGGACGTGGACCGCTCGCAGGAGTTCCGCAAGTGCATCGAGTGCTTCCTGTGCCAGGACACCTGCCATGTGGTGCGCGACCACGAGGAGAACAAACCGGCGTTCGCCGGGCCCCGCTTCCTGATGCGCGTCGCCGAGCTGGACATGCACCCGCTGGACGCGGCCGCCGAGAGCGGGCTCGACCGCAAGAGGACGGCGCAGGACGAGCACGGCCTCGGGTACTGCAACATCACCAAGTGCTGCACCGAGGTCTGCCCCGAGGGCATCAGGATCACGGACAACGCGCTCATCCCGCTGAAGGAACGGGCCGTGGACCGCAAGTACGACCCGCTGGTGTGGCTGGGGTCGAAGATCCGGAGACGGTCCTCGTAG
- a CDS encoding SPOR domain-containing protein translates to MNDSTITLPWLVVRQDDNGNRYRVGRYATRAEAQKIADSLDGRGHKQLYWVERITQNGGGADR, encoded by the coding sequence ATGAACGACAGCACGATCACTCTTCCCTGGCTCGTCGTCCGGCAGGACGACAACGGCAATCGCTACCGCGTGGGCCGGTACGCGACCCGCGCCGAGGCCCAGAAGATCGCGGACAGTCTCGACGGCCGTGGACACAAACAGCTGTACTGGGTCGAGCGCATCACGCAGAACGGCGGCGGCGCCGACCGCTGA
- a CDS encoding SpoIIE family protein phosphatase yields MSEIPAKATESEDPSDKGGARAAGDLSDARASHGTPASHGTPVSAGAASAGAPDTRTPHGPRDPDTTAFGSEEPRPGEPLWQSKPPGSIYDYIKVASFSIGPDGLVDQWSLRAEQVFGIPAERAVGMDPIEVFIDPDLRAQGQRKMAEILDGREWTGVVPFRAPDGDDGGRGKDGLAEVYVMPTRTEEGEKAAVCIVVDVRTLRRMETDLAASQAIFGQSPFGFLLIDTDLRVRRANQRFASLFGGAPDDHRGRGVHDYLARPEAERVSATLRRVLESGDSITDMHVTGFLPGSDERRHWSVNLYRVHSGSGRPIGIAWLGIDITARRAAAREAAAARRNLALLNDAGARIGNSLDLETTARELLDVVVPGFCDLATVDLYQGLLAGDETPPGLADGSAELRRVAFSSAVSDAPFVGGGAEVSVGGVHHYPFNSPCADALRTARVQHVPGEEGGLVQSTLAVPMVAHDTVVGLAQFARTKGSEPFGDRDRELAVELAARAAVCIDNARLYRREHERALILQRSLLPPGDPVAAGLDIACRYLPGNASADRHSEVGGDWFDVIELPGHRTALVVGDVMGRGLRAAVAMGELRSAVRTLALLDLEPAEVLSALDEIARGLGAPGGVQQATRAARRPREADLSEVYLATCVYAVYDSVTRRCTFANAGHLPPVLVEPGEDALMLDVPPGMPLGVGGEPFEEVEVELPEGALLALYTDGLVESRDHPLDEGLQAFVGALTDPARPLEDVCDHVLNTLDTHHGEDDIALLMARVQGLPADSVGDWTLPREPRSVGRAREYARARLQSWDLEALVDTTELLVSELVTNALRYGEGEIRLRLLLDRTLVCEVWDAGLVQPRRRRARDTDEGGRGLQLVGLLSAAWGSRRTPRGKTVWFELPLPDGETTLTDPAEALLSLF; encoded by the coding sequence GTGAGCGAGATACCAGCGAAGGCGACGGAGTCCGAGGACCCGTCGGACAAGGGCGGGGCGAGGGCCGCGGGGGATCTCTCCGACGCTCGCGCCTCCCACGGCACACCCGCCTCCCACGGCACACCCGTCTCCGCCGGGGCCGCCTCGGCCGGCGCACCGGACACCCGCACACCCCACGGTCCGCGGGACCCGGACACGACCGCATTCGGCTCCGAGGAGCCGCGCCCGGGCGAGCCGCTGTGGCAGAGCAAGCCGCCCGGTTCGATCTACGACTACATCAAGGTCGCGTCCTTCTCCATCGGCCCCGACGGCCTCGTCGACCAGTGGAGTCTGCGCGCCGAGCAGGTCTTCGGCATCCCCGCCGAGCGCGCGGTCGGCATGGACCCCATCGAGGTGTTCATCGACCCCGACCTGCGCGCGCAGGGCCAGCGGAAGATGGCCGAGATCCTGGACGGGCGCGAGTGGACCGGCGTGGTCCCCTTCCGGGCGCCGGACGGCGACGACGGCGGCCGGGGCAAGGACGGCCTCGCCGAGGTGTACGTCATGCCGACGCGGACCGAGGAGGGGGAGAAGGCCGCCGTCTGCATCGTCGTCGACGTCCGGACCCTCCGCCGGATGGAGACCGACCTGGCCGCCTCGCAGGCCATTTTCGGTCAATCTCCCTTCGGGTTCCTGCTGATCGACACCGATCTGCGGGTGCGCCGCGCCAACCAGCGGTTCGCGTCCCTGTTCGGCGGCGCCCCCGACGACCACCGTGGCCGGGGCGTCCACGACTACCTGGCCCGGCCCGAGGCCGAGCGGGTCTCGGCCACCCTGCGCCGCGTCCTGGAGAGCGGCGACTCCATCACCGACATGCACGTCACCGGCTTCCTGCCGGGCTCCGACGAGCGCCGCCACTGGTCCGTCAACCTCTACCGGGTGCACAGCGGCAGCGGCCGTCCCATCGGCATCGCCTGGCTCGGCATCGACATCACCGCCCGGCGCGCCGCCGCCCGCGAGGCCGCCGCCGCCCGGCGCAACCTCGCCCTGCTGAACGACGCCGGCGCCCGCATCGGCAACTCCCTCGACCTGGAGACCACCGCCCGCGAACTCCTCGACGTGGTGGTGCCCGGCTTCTGCGACCTCGCCACGGTCGACCTGTACCAGGGGCTGCTGGCCGGCGACGAGACACCGCCCGGCCTCGCCGACGGCAGCGCGGAGCTGCGCCGGGTCGCCTTCTCCAGTGCCGTGTCGGACGCGCCCTTCGTGGGCGGCGGCGCGGAGGTCTCCGTCGGCGGCGTGCACCACTACCCGTTCAACTCGCCCTGCGCGGACGCCCTGCGCACCGCCCGCGTGCAGCATGTGCCCGGCGAGGAGGGCGGGCTCGTGCAGTCCACGCTCGCCGTGCCGATGGTCGCCCACGACACCGTCGTCGGACTCGCCCAGTTCGCCCGGACGAAGGGCAGCGAGCCGTTCGGGGACCGCGACCGCGAACTCGCCGTGGAACTCGCGGCCCGCGCGGCGGTCTGCATCGACAACGCCCGGCTGTACCGGCGTGAGCACGAACGCGCCCTGATACTGCAGCGGTCGCTGCTGCCGCCCGGCGACCCGGTCGCCGCCGGACTCGACATCGCCTGCCGCTATCTGCCCGGCAACGCCTCCGCCGACCGGCACAGCGAGGTGGGCGGCGACTGGTTCGACGTCATCGAACTGCCCGGCCACCGCACCGCGCTGGTCGTCGGCGACGTGATGGGGCGCGGGCTGCGCGCCGCCGTCGCGATGGGCGAACTGCGCTCCGCCGTACGGACGCTGGCGCTGCTGGACCTCGAACCGGCCGAGGTGCTGTCCGCGCTGGACGAGATCGCGCGCGGGCTCGGCGCCCCCGGCGGCGTCCAGCAGGCCACCCGGGCGGCCCGCCGGCCCCGGGAGGCGGACCTCTCCGAGGTGTACCTCGCCACCTGCGTGTACGCCGTGTACGACTCCGTGACCCGGCGCTGCACCTTCGCCAACGCCGGGCACCTCCCGCCGGTCCTCGTCGAGCCCGGCGAGGACGCGCTGATGCTGGACGTGCCGCCCGGGATGCCGCTCGGTGTCGGCGGCGAGCCGTTCGAGGAGGTGGAGGTCGAACTGCCCGAGGGCGCGCTGCTGGCGCTCTACACGGATGGACTGGTCGAGTCCCGCGACCACCCCCTGGACGAGGGCCTGCAGGCCTTCGTCGGCGCGCTCACCGACCCCGCGCGCCCCCTGGAGGACGTGTGCGACCACGTCCTCAACACCCTCGACACCCATCACGGCGAGGACGACATCGCGCTGCTGATGGCGCGGGTGCAGGGGCTGCCCGCCGACTCCGTCGGCGACTGGACGCTGCCGCGCGAGCCCCGCAGCGTGGGCCGCGCCCGCGAGTACGCCCGCGCCCGGCTCCAGTCGTGGGACCTGGAGGCGCTGGTCGACACCACCGAACTCCTCGTCAGCGAACTGGTCACCAACGCGCTGCGCTACGGCGAGGGAGAGATCCGGCTCCGTCTGCTGCTGGACCGCACGCTCGTGTGCGAGGTCTGGGACGCCGGCCTCGTCCAGCCGCGCCGCCGCCGCGCCCGCGACACGGACGAGGGCGGCCGCGGCCTCCAACTGGTCGGCCTGCTCAGCGCGGCCTGGGGCTCCCGCCGCACGCCACGCGGCAAGACGGTCTGGTTCGAACTCCCCCTGCCCGACGGCGAAACCACCCTGACCGACCCGGCGGAGGCCCTCCTGAGCCTCTTCTGA
- a CDS encoding ATP-binding protein, with product MIGVLDTDGDCAEWTFPAEAGAVRAARAAVRDRLRAWGLSGLADVAALLVSELVTNSLRHATGPIGVRLVRPSGDGGVLLVEVSDPLPDPPRARSAADEDEGGRGLQLVARTSRRWGTRPGRGAGKTVWFELAIPR from the coding sequence GTGATCGGCGTGCTCGACACCGATGGCGACTGCGCCGAATGGACGTTCCCCGCGGAGGCCGGCGCCGTCCGGGCGGCCCGCGCCGCCGTGCGCGACCGGCTCCGCGCCTGGGGGCTGAGCGGCCTCGCCGACGTCGCGGCCCTGCTGGTCAGCGAACTCGTGACCAACTCCCTGCGGCACGCCACCGGTCCCATCGGGGTGCGCCTGGTGCGTCCCTCCGGGGACGGCGGGGTGCTGCTCGTCGAGGTCTCCGACCCGCTGCCCGATCCGCCGCGCGCCCGCAGCGCCGCCGACGAGGACGAGGGCGGCCGCGGCCTCCAGCTCGTGGCGCGAACCTCCCGCCGCTGGGGGACCCGGCCGGGACGCGGCGCCGGCAAGACGGTCTGGTTCGAACTCGCGATCCCCCGCTGA